A genomic segment from Microcaecilia unicolor unplaced genomic scaffold, aMicUni1.1, whole genome shotgun sequence encodes:
- the LOC115459151 gene encoding G patch domain-containing protein 4-like, producing the protein MSAPPESKSSGMEFAERQLKRHGWKKGQGLGRQESGISEAIKVKVKCGKAGVGHNSAEQFTFHWWDHVFNKTASNITVETDEDGTRMKRLTEGSGQISNKKPRKGLNGHNMLYGRFVKAATLMSGGEIPEVEPKSSESSKEDEEKLDFSSANKLTDEELMRACGGRTAHKGARHGFCMSAKLARLEEQERAFLATYEEKKQKVAVAYTEAEAKSSKKKKRKKSKRQAHHAAESSEERERPRKEKQRSKMAAKKRKQFEGLAEGQSESELWPVEQEEASEGAEVEEKKQRRERKTEKEREISRPSCKRKKQPK; encoded by the exons ATGAGCGCCCCTCCTGAGTCCAAGAGCAGTGGGATGGAGTTTGCGGAAAGGCAATTGAAGAGGCACGGCTGGAAAAAGG GCCAGGGCCTGGGGAGGCAAGAGAGTGGCATTTCAGAAGCCATCAAGGTGAAAGTGAAATGTGGCAAGGCTGGG GTGGGCCACAATTCTGCCGAGCAGTTCACCTTCCACTGGTGGGATCACGTCTTCAACAAGACCGCTTCGAATATCACTGTTGAGACGGACGag gATGGCACTCGGATGAAACGGCTCACGGAAGGCAGTGGTCAGATTTCCAACAAAAAACCCCGGAAAGGACTCAATGGCCACAACATGCTGTATGGTCGATTTGTTAAG gcagCAACCCTGATGTCAGGAGGAGAAATTCCAGAAGTAGAGCCAAAGTCGTCCGAGAGCAGCAAGGAGGATGAGGAGAAACTAGATTTCTCTTCGGCCAACAA GCTGACTGACGAGGAGCTGATGAGAGCCTGTGGAGGTCGCACTGCGCACAA GGGAGCACGTCACGGCTTCTGTATGAGTGCCAAACTCGCTCGGCTcgaggagcaggaaagagccttcCTAGCCACGTACGAGGAGAAAAAGCAGAAGGTGGCAGTAGCATACACCGAAGCAGAAGCTAAGAGTTCTAAGAAGAAGAAACGGAAGAAATCCAAAAGACAGGCCCATCATGCTGCGGAAAGCTCTGAGGAGAGGGAACGCCCGAGAAAAGAGAAGCAGAGGAGCAAGATGGCAGCCAAAAAGAGAAAACAGTTTGAAGGCCTTGCTGAAGGCCAGAGTGAGAGTGAGCTATGGCCTGTGGAGCAGGAAGAGGCCAGTGAAGGGGCTGAGGTGGAGGAGAAAAagcaaaggagagagaggaaaacagaaaaggagagagaaataaGTAGACCAAGCTGCAAGAGGAAGAAACAGCCCAAATGA